In Geminocystis sp. NIES-3709, a single genomic region encodes these proteins:
- a CDS encoding DUF29 domain-containing protein — protein sequence MTQVTDKIDLKSLYEIDDHLWLEKTVDLLKEKRFNDLDLENLIEELESLSKRDKARVASLLEQIIRHLLMLQYWSKEYDRNSNHWKVEIISFRNQLDNNLTNNLIIYLEKELDKIYSKVLRYVKQKTENIVDFPDTCPYSLEQILDDDYF from the coding sequence ATGACACAAGTTACCGATAAAATAGATTTAAAATCTCTATATGAAATTGATGATCATTTATGGTTAGAAAAAACCGTAGATTTACTAAAAGAAAAGCGTTTTAATGATTTAGATTTAGAGAATTTAATTGAGGAATTAGAAAGTTTGAGTAAAAGAGATAAAGCTAGAGTCGCTAGTTTATTAGAACAAATTATTCGACACTTATTAATGCTACAGTATTGGAGTAAAGAATATGATAGAAATAGCAATCACTGGAAAGTTGAAATAATCAGTTTTCGTAACCAATTAGACAATAACTTAACTAATAATTTAATTATTTATTTAGAAAAAGAATTAGATAAAATTTACAGTAAAGTCTTACGATATGTAAAACAAAAAACTGAAAATATAGTTGATTTTCCAGATACTTGTCCTTATAGTTTAGAACAAATTTTAGATGATGATTACTTTTAG
- a CDS encoding DUF4388 domain-containing protein, producing the protein MTESSKSPKVPIREFIGSRQSNLFQTLKQPQFTGELILGSSKGEEWTFYLYLGRIIYATGGKHPVRRWIRNVTRFAPALITYLPSIDKKALNKDSLQKCWEYELLNYWLEQQLVTRQQLSQIIRNAIVEILFDVTQAMEIVFQLNTSQSLPSQLVFIDADQVIVEAWEDWQKWQGAKLADRFPNDCPLVRQSDQLKQKTSPKTYQIMMKLFNGKNTLRDLSLQLNQDIMSMTRLMLPYIQLGLIDLISVPDTPLPLSKI; encoded by the coding sequence ATGACAGAATCCAGCAAATCTCCTAAAGTTCCTATTCGAGAATTTATCGGTTCAAGACAGTCTAATCTATTTCAAACTCTCAAACAACCTCAGTTTACTGGCGAATTAATATTGGGATCATCCAAAGGTGAAGAATGGACTTTTTATCTTTACCTAGGAAGAATTATTTATGCAACTGGCGGTAAACATCCCGTAAGAAGATGGATTAGAAATGTGACGAGATTTGCACCGGCTTTAATTACTTATTTACCTTCCATTGACAAAAAGGCTTTAAATAAAGATAGTTTACAGAAATGTTGGGAATATGAGTTATTAAATTATTGGTTAGAACAACAGTTAGTTACTAGACAACAATTAAGCCAAATTATACGCAATGCCATTGTCGAAATTTTATTCGATGTTACTCAAGCGATGGAAATTGTTTTTCAGTTAAATACTTCTCAATCTTTACCGAGTCAATTAGTTTTTATTGATGCAGATCAGGTTATTGTAGAAGCATGGGAAGATTGGCAAAAATGGCAAGGTGCAAAATTAGCCGATCGTTTTCCTAATGATTGTCCCCTAGTTCGTCAATCAGATCAACTAAAACAAAAAACCTCACCAAAAACTTATCAAATCATGATGAAATTGTTTAACGGCAAAAATACTTTACGAGATTTAAGCCTACAATTAAATCAAGATATAATGTCAATGACAAGATTAATGTTACCCTATATCCAATTGGGATTAATTGACCTAATTTCTGTTCCTGATACTCCTTTACCTTTATCAAAAATTTAA
- a CDS encoding helix-turn-helix transcriptional regulator has translation MMKTNTILQNLMKEVEINDYLELSRKSQVSELQFYRLENNLLDHIPLGVLKKIAQVFNISVTMLIEKLENIDDRDSGTKNEELTTSIINEYQRETISILESLLLQLPTFSYAVKNNPDLPAIRLLPLLEPLNKLLSSWEIDSIGKVGDIVTYNPQEHELMDYGDDDNPTQVEIRYVGYRQKDKLLYRAKVSPVTINNE, from the coding sequence ATGATGAAAACCAATACAATTCTACAAAATTTGATGAAGGAAGTGGAAATCAACGATTACCTTGAACTAAGTCGTAAAAGTCAGGTTTCAGAATTACAATTTTATCGTTTAGAAAATAATTTACTAGATCATATCCCTTTGGGAGTGTTAAAGAAAATAGCTCAAGTTTTCAATATATCTGTCACCATGTTGATTGAAAAGTTAGAGAATATAGATGATCGAGATTCAGGGACAAAAAATGAGGAATTAACAACCAGTATAATAAATGAATATCAACGGGAAACTATTTCTATTTTAGAGTCTTTGCTATTGCAATTACCAACCTTTAGTTATGCGGTAAAAAATAATCCTGATTTGCCGGCTATTCGTTTGTTACCTTTACTTGAACCACTCAATAAGTTATTATCCTCTTGGGAGATAGACTCGATCGGAAAAGTTGGTGATATAGTTACTTATAATCCTCAAGAACATGAATTAATGGATTATGGTGATGATGATAACCCTACCCAAGTGGAAATACGTTATGTTGGTTATCGTCAAAAAGATAAGTTGTTATACCGTGCTAAAGTAAGCCCTGTAACAATAAACAATGAATAA
- a CDS encoding Spx/MgsR family RNA polymerase-binding regulatory protein, which translates to MTLLVYGIPNCSTCKKALTWLEENNVNYQFINTKEHPPSKNSIENWVKSLGIKSMRNTSGLSYRALGEEKNTWTQEQWIDAFAQDAMLLKRPLFVKNNQGVLVGFRANETVKKELLCN; encoded by the coding sequence ATGACTTTATTAGTATATGGAATTCCTAATTGTAGTACTTGTAAAAAAGCTCTCACATGGTTAGAAGAAAACAACGTAAATTATCAATTTATCAATACAAAAGAACATCCTCCTTCAAAAAATTCGATCGAAAATTGGGTAAAATCTTTGGGAATAAAATCGATGCGCAATACTTCTGGCTTATCTTATCGTGCTTTAGGAGAAGAAAAAAATACATGGACGCAAGAACAATGGATCGATGCTTTTGCTCAGGATGCTATGCTTTTAAAAAGACCTTTATTTGTCAAAAATAATCAAGGGGTTTTAGTGGGATTTCGGGCGAATGAAACCGTCAAAAAAGAACTGTTATGTAATTGA
- a CDS encoding helix-turn-helix transcriptional regulator codes for MVLKEINDTESLVKGFQALSDSKRMQVLDLLRTRELCVCEITEILEISQSKLSFHLKTLREANLVNTRQEGKWTYYSINLVKMVVLEQYLSEFRRSIVTLPTRICQD; via the coding sequence ATGGTTTTAAAAGAAATTAATGATACGGAAAGTCTTGTCAAAGGTTTTCAGGCTTTATCGGATAGTAAAAGGATGCAGGTATTAGATTTGTTGCGCACCAGAGAATTATGCGTTTGTGAAATTACGGAAATTTTAGAAATATCTCAATCAAAGTTATCTTTTCATCTCAAAACTTTACGAGAAGCAAATTTAGTTAATACTCGTCAGGAAGGGAAATGGACATACTACAGTATAAATCTAGTCAAAATGGTGGTTTTAGAACAATATTTATCTGAATTTAGACGATCGATCGTGACACTTCCTACTCGCATTTGTCAAGATTAA
- a CDS encoding peroxiredoxin: MGIQVGQKAPDFTATSVINQDFRTLKLSDYLSQYVILFFYPLDFTFVCPTEIIAFSDRHDEFKALNTEILGVSVDSEFAHLAWIQTERKQGGIGDINYPLISDLKKEISTAYNVLEPNAGVALRGLFIIDRNGIIQHITVNNLSFGRSVDETLRVLKAIQYVQSHDNEVCPVGWQEGDKTMNPDPVKSKVYFSTVEKETRNEAT; the protein is encoded by the coding sequence ATGGGCATTCAAGTAGGACAAAAAGCACCAGATTTTACCGCTACTAGCGTAATAAATCAAGACTTCAGAACTCTTAAATTATCAGATTATTTAAGTCAGTATGTCATTTTATTTTTTTATCCTCTGGATTTTACTTTTGTTTGTCCCACAGAAATTATTGCCTTTAGCGATCGTCATGATGAATTTAAGGCTTTAAACACGGAAATTTTAGGGGTTTCTGTGGATAGTGAATTTGCTCATTTAGCTTGGATTCAAACAGAGAGAAAACAAGGCGGTATTGGTGACATTAATTATCCTTTGATTTCGGATTTAAAAAAAGAAATTAGTACTGCTTATAATGTGTTAGAACCTAATGCTGGAGTTGCTTTAAGAGGTTTATTTATCATCGATCGAAACGGCATTATTCAACACATTACTGTTAATAATCTTTCTTTTGGTCGTAGTGTCGACGAAACTTTAAGGGTATTAAAAGCCATTCAATATGTGCAATCCCATGATAATGAAGTTTGTCCTGTCGGTTGGCAAGAAGGGGATAAAACCATGAATCCTGATCCTGTAAAATCAAAAGTGTATTTCTCCACTGTTGAAAAAGAAACCAGAAATGAAGCTACCTAG
- a CDS encoding radical SAM protein encodes MNKESISPKKKKSIWQLAKESIIDGGPSMCQFAITSACNATCGFCNFAVDKMPIEQRRYVSLEEAKQAAEILYENGVYFIIYVGGEPMLHPHLMEIITHASSIGMAPMLVTNASLLTKDRIDELAKTGLVSVIISIDASEVTKHEQNRGLRGVCDRIKLANQHFKKYNISTTASVTMSRLIDDYKQLPPFLESLGFDSVTFSYPLTTLASSYLGYAESNLVDYTKEELDQRFEAIKALKKEFHVVNPTASIEDMQRHLKGETENFGCLGGWKFFYLDWFLNLYRCHNWAEPMCHITEFDGSQRIRDNCTACMMDCYRDSSVMQHIAVSVSDGVQALRKGNLKEAFNHWFNHNNLISLRSVIEEAKWLKTIDN; translated from the coding sequence ATGAATAAAGAAAGTATCTCCCCCAAAAAAAAGAAAAGTATTTGGCAGTTAGCAAAAGAAAGTATTATTGATGGTGGGCCTAGTATGTGTCAGTTTGCTATTACAAGTGCTTGTAATGCTACTTGTGGATTTTGCAACTTTGCCGTAGATAAAATGCCGATCGAACAACGCCGTTATGTTAGTTTAGAAGAAGCAAAACAAGCGGCCGAAATTCTTTATGAAAATGGAGTTTATTTTATTATCTATGTAGGAGGTGAACCGATGCTACATCCTCACCTAATGGAAATAATTACTCATGCTTCTAGTATTGGGATGGCACCTATGCTAGTCACTAATGCGTCACTTTTGACTAAAGATAGGATAGATGAATTGGCAAAAACAGGGTTAGTTAGTGTTATTATTTCGATCGATGCTTCAGAAGTAACAAAACATGAACAAAATAGAGGTTTAAGGGGAGTTTGCGATCGAATTAAATTAGCTAATCAACACTTTAAGAAGTATAATATCAGTACAACAGCTTCTGTCACCATGTCACGGTTAATTGACGACTATAAACAACTACCGCCTTTTTTAGAATCTCTGGGTTTTGACAGTGTAACTTTTTCTTATCCTTTAACCACTCTTGCCTCGTCTTATTTAGGTTATGCAGAATCGAATTTAGTCGATTATACCAAAGAAGAATTAGACCAAAGATTTGAAGCTATTAAAGCCTTAAAAAAAGAGTTTCATGTAGTTAATCCAACAGCTTCTATTGAAGATATGCAACGACATCTAAAAGGAGAAACAGAGAATTTTGGTTGTTTGGGAGGGTGGAAATTTTTTTACTTAGACTGGTTTTTAAACCTTTATCGCTGTCATAATTGGGCTGAACCGATGTGTCATATAACTGAATTTGATGGTTCACAACGTATTAGGGATAATTGTACAGCTTGTATGATGGATTGTTACCGAGATTCTAGTGTGATGCAACACATTGCCGTTTCTGTTAGTGATGGAGTCCAAGCCTTAAGAAAAGGTAATTTAAAAGAAGCCTTTAATCATTGGTTTAATCATAATAATCTAATTTCTTTACGATCGGTAATTGAAGAAGCAAAATGGCTAAAAACTATTGATAATTAG
- a CDS encoding CBS domain-containing protein has protein sequence MDLILCHQTADFDALGAAVGLTKLHQGAKIVLTGGAHPSVRRFLALHRDEFDLIEFRSVNPQKIRRLFIVDTNQFDRLGKVVEWLHLEHLESITIYDHHEENHPSKNEHIKATTIKHIKKVASCASLICEFLQQNGITLTNIEATVMALGIHVDTGSLTFEQTTPRDAAALAWLMSQGVNMRTLGEYVEPSLSPQLQELLPKVLKDLQTETINGSCVAWILLETPNFIAGLSNLTERIRNLVEIDVLLFGHFYNKHKSSQPYPLTAKSGGDFSENSKIEIREEKKVPTVGDLEANYDNKKIITLDNLDVNSESNKGKLTVIGRSKLESVNLASIFTDFGGGGHSSAASFCFRCENPQDVIDNLLHRIKNLIPPPLMARDLMSSPVRTIRPSTTIEEAQRILLRYGHSGLFVVNSKAELQGVISRRDIDLALHHGFSHAPVKGYMTKNVQVIHPDTSLGEIEGLMVSNDIGRLPVIADNELLGIVTRTDVLRYLHQTRQNIDNFTQEENSPLLSCLSPSLAKHLHPPIWTLLQQGASYAQSQGWHLYLVGGGVRDLLLTEEYQTFSLQDIDLVVDGFHRTAITGAGVKLAEALQSFYPQARLSIHGEFQTAALLWHKDEILDSLWVDIATARTEFYPYPAANPEVESSSIRQDLYRRDFTINALAIRLTNPHGGELLDFFGGLEDLRSNLIRVLHPNSFIEDPTRIFRAVRFAVRLNFTIEAQTREYINYAISCGVYERVSLEKTSIPALTTRLKAELNYILQAQYWKPALKLLAEINALKCLHNNCKLTPQLWWQIRCLDRWLKYYNLDEKNQKVSSWLLRLEIILASFEEGVKVAENLQLPKDSIERLKYLSINNEKIKTELFSYQNISQKVKFLSSYQSISLLLIAVKNNKNIRSTIWKYLMKWSKVKPILNGDDLRKFGYKPSKQYKQILTEIQGLYLDGKINNFQEAKNLIFKKYPCY, from the coding sequence ATGGACTTAATTTTATGTCATCAAACGGCCGATTTTGACGCACTAGGTGCAGCAGTTGGTTTAACAAAGCTACATCAAGGAGCAAAAATTGTTTTAACTGGTGGTGCTCATCCTTCCGTGAGAAGGTTTTTAGCTTTACATCGAGATGAATTTGATTTAATTGAATTTCGTAGTGTTAATCCTCAAAAAATCAGACGTTTATTTATTGTGGATACTAACCAGTTCGATCGACTAGGAAAAGTAGTAGAATGGTTACACTTAGAACATTTAGAATCAATTACTATCTACGATCATCATGAGGAAAATCATCCTAGTAAAAATGAGCATATTAAGGCCACTACCATAAAGCATATAAAAAAAGTGGCCAGTTGTGCCAGTTTAATTTGTGAATTTTTGCAACAAAACGGAATCACTCTGACTAATATCGAAGCCACCGTTATGGCTTTGGGTATTCATGTTGACACCGGCTCACTTACTTTTGAGCAAACCACCCCTAGGGATGCTGCCGCTTTAGCATGGTTAATGAGTCAAGGGGTTAATATGCGTACTTTAGGAGAATATGTCGAGCCTAGTTTATCTCCCCAGTTACAAGAATTATTGCCCAAAGTATTAAAAGATTTGCAAACCGAGACGATTAACGGTAGTTGCGTGGCATGGATTTTGTTAGAAACTCCTAACTTTATTGCCGGATTGTCTAACTTAACTGAGAGAATTAGAAATTTAGTAGAAATTGATGTTTTATTATTTGGACACTTTTACAATAAACATAAATCTTCTCAGCCTTACCCCCTTACTGCTAAATCTGGGGGTGACTTCTCAGAAAATAGCAAGATAGAAATACGGGAAGAAAAAAAAGTCCCTACAGTTGGGGATTTAGAGGCGAATTATGATAATAAAAAAATAATTACACTTGATAATTTAGACGTTAATTCTGAAAGTAACAAAGGAAAATTAACCGTCATTGGACGAAGTAAGTTAGAATCTGTCAATTTAGCCTCTATTTTTACAGATTTTGGCGGAGGAGGTCATAGTAGTGCCGCTTCCTTTTGTTTTCGTTGTGAAAATCCTCAAGATGTGATCGATAATTTATTACATCGCATTAAAAATTTAATTCCTCCTCCCCTCATGGCAAGAGATTTAATGTCATCTCCTGTGCGGACAATTCGCCCTTCCACTACTATAGAAGAAGCTCAACGGATTTTACTACGTTATGGGCATTCAGGTTTATTCGTCGTTAATAGTAAAGCAGAATTGCAAGGGGTTATTTCTCGCCGTGATATTGATTTAGCTTTACATCATGGTTTTTCCCATGCACCTGTTAAGGGTTATATGACAAAAAATGTGCAAGTTATTCATCCTGATACTTCTTTAGGAGAAATTGAGGGGTTGATGGTAAGTAATGATATTGGTAGATTGCCTGTTATTGCCGATAATGAGTTGTTGGGTATTGTTACTCGTACCGATGTTTTAAGGTATCTTCATCAAACTAGGCAAAACATTGATAATTTTACCCAAGAAGAAAATTCTCCTTTGTTATCTTGCCTTTCTCCTTCTTTAGCGAAACATTTACATCCCCCTATTTGGACGTTATTACAACAAGGGGCTAGTTATGCACAAAGTCAAGGATGGCATCTCTATTTAGTAGGTGGTGGGGTTAGAGATTTATTGTTAACAGAAGAATATCAAACTTTTTCTTTACAAGATATTGATTTAGTCGTCGATGGTTTTCACCGCACAGCAATTACAGGGGCAGGAGTAAAATTAGCGGAAGCGTTACAAAGTTTTTATCCTCAAGCCCGACTGAGTATTCATGGAGAGTTTCAGACGGCGGCGTTGTTATGGCATAAAGACGAAATTTTAGATTCATTATGGGTGGACATTGCCACCGCTCGCACGGAATTCTATCCTTATCCAGCGGCCAATCCTGAAGTTGAATCTTCCTCTATTCGTCAAGATTTATATCGTCGAGACTTTACTATTAATGCTTTAGCTATTCGTCTTACTAATCCTCATGGTGGTGAGTTATTAGATTTTTTTGGTGGTTTAGAGGATTTACGATCGAATCTTATCAGAGTTTTGCATCCTAATAGCTTTATTGAAGATCCTACCAGAATTTTTCGGGCGGTAAGATTTGCGGTGAGATTAAATTTCACCATTGAGGCACAAACGAGAGAATATATTAATTATGCTATTTCCTGTGGAGTTTATGAAAGAGTCAGCCTCGAAAAAACCTCTATTCCTGCTTTAACAACTCGTTTAAAAGCAGAGTTAAATTATATTCTTCAAGCTCAATATTGGAAACCTGCTTTAAAATTATTAGCTGAAATTAATGCTTTAAAATGTCTCCATAATAATTGTAAATTGACTCCTCAATTGTGGTGGCAAATTCGTTGTCTCGATCGATGGTTAAAATATTATAATTTAGATGAAAAAAATCAGAAAGTATCTTCTTGGCTATTAAGACTAGAAATTATTTTGGCATCCTTTGAAGAAGGAGTAAAAGTCGCAGAAAATTTGCAATTACCGAAAGATAGTATTGAAAGATTAAAATATCTATCAATTAATAATGAAAAAATTAAAACCGAATTATTTTCTTATCAAAATATCAGTCAAAAAGTAAAATTTTTATCAAGTTATCAATCTATTTCTTTGCTATTAATTGCTGTTAAAAATAATAAAAACATCAGAAGCACTATCTGGAAATATCTAATGAAATGGAGTAAAGTTAAACCTATTTTAAATGGCGATGACTTAAGAAAATTTGGTTATAAACCAAGTAAACAATATAAACAAATATTAACTGAAATACAGGGATTATATTTAGACGGAAAAATCAATAATTTTCAGGAAGCGAAAAACTTGATTTTTAAAAAATATCCTTGTTATTAA
- a CDS encoding DUF1800 domain-containing protein: MTSLSSSQQNFHISNRITFGMTTTDINKLDRVGISTFITEQLNSKNIDISANLTDKINEYQGLKMNVSDIFKNYYVKYLLSDEGKESLSDKQKKYIKQERRKFFNETLDLKIYKSVNNPRQLEELMTDFWFNHFNVFANKLPNYQRFLIHNYETQAIQAHALGKFRDLLQATAQHPSMLYYLDNWQNVSPRDKKSSKGLNENYARELMELHTLGVNGGYTQEDVISLARILTGWGIMNQKTPQNENGFYFFESLHDYGDKNFLGHTIKGSGIEEVYQALDILAYHPSTANYISYKLTQFFVADNPPNSLVKKLAKTFLDTQGDIKIVLGKLFDSEEFWDSKYYGNKFKTPYQYVISLLRIRNIENPPLTSTMATLRDLAMSPYNCVTPDGYKNIQSAWLSPDAMIKRVNFATNISSGKNEKINNNSQVNPRTFFKNFTDFFSSKTIELIKNTDQKWQSALILGSPEMMYK; the protein is encoded by the coding sequence ATGACTTCTTTATCATCTTCACAACAAAATTTTCATATAAGTAATAGAATTACTTTTGGAATGACAACTACAGATATTAATAAACTCGATCGTGTAGGAATTAGTACTTTTATTACAGAACAATTAAACTCCAAAAATATTGATATTTCTGCTAATTTAACTGATAAAATTAATGAGTATCAAGGTTTAAAAATGAATGTCTCAGACATCTTTAAAAACTATTATGTAAAGTATCTTCTCTCTGATGAGGGAAAAGAAAGTTTATCTGATAAACAAAAAAAATACATAAAGCAAGAAAGACGTAAATTTTTTAATGAAACCTTAGATCTAAAGATTTATAAGTCTGTAAATAATCCTCGTCAATTAGAAGAATTAATGACAGATTTTTGGTTTAATCACTTTAACGTTTTTGCCAATAAATTACCGAATTATCAAAGATTTTTAATTCATAATTATGAGACACAAGCAATACAAGCTCATGCTTTAGGGAAATTTCGAGATTTATTACAAGCAACGGCACAACACCCATCAATGTTATATTACTTGGATAACTGGCAAAATGTGAGTCCCAGAGATAAAAAATCCTCTAAAGGTTTAAATGAAAATTATGCGAGGGAATTGATGGAACTCCATACGTTGGGAGTAAATGGAGGCTATACTCAGGAAGATGTTATTAGTTTGGCTCGTATTTTGACAGGATGGGGAATAATGAATCAAAAAACCCCTCAAAATGAAAATGGATTTTATTTTTTTGAAAGTTTACATGATTACGGAGATAAAAATTTTTTAGGTCATACAATCAAAGGTTCTGGTATAGAAGAAGTTTATCAAGCCTTAGATATTTTAGCTTATCATCCTTCAACAGCTAATTATATTAGTTATAAATTAACTCAATTTTTTGTAGCAGATAATCCTCCTAATAGTCTTGTGAAAAAACTTGCTAAAACTTTTCTGGATACTCAGGGAGATATTAAGATTGTGTTAGGAAAATTATTTGATAGTGAAGAATTTTGGGATAGTAAATATTATGGAAATAAATTTAAAACTCCTTATCAATATGTGATTTCTCTTTTAAGAATAAGAAATATAGAAAATCCTCCTTTGACTTCAACAATGGCAACTTTAAGAGATTTAGCCATGTCTCCTTATAATTGTGTAACCCCTGATGGTTATAAAAATATTCAATCAGCATGGTTAAGTCCAGATGCTATGATAAAAAGAGTTAATTTTGCGACTAATATATCTAGTGGTAAAAATGAAAAAATAAATAATAATTCTCAAGTTAATCCTCGTACATTTTTTAAAAACTTTACTGATTTTTTCTCTAGTAAAACGATCGAGCTTATTAAAAATACAGATCAAAAATGGCAGTCAGCTTTAATATTAGGTAGTCCTGAAATGATGTACAAATAA